The Chitinophaga lutea genome contains the following window.
GAAGCGCGGGCCGGCGAAAAAATCAAAAGCGCCGCGCAGGGCCTGTTCACCTTCGCCACCTACGGGCTCGGCATGGTGATCGGCACCTGGTTTTCCGGCATGGTGGCCGACTTCTATATGATCAACGGCGCGCGCCAGTGGCAGAGCATCTGGATGGTGCCGGTGTACATCGCCGCGGCCGTGATGATTTATTTCATGCTGGCCTTCAGAGACAGAGACAAAAAACACGTCTGACCAATAAAAATTTACATCGATTATGGCAAAAATTGCAATGCTGGGTTCCGGGTTCATAGGCCGGTTCTATGCAGATTCTTTACAGGGGCAGCGCAGCCGGGACAAGATCGTGAGCATCTACTCCCGCCGCGAAGAGAGTGCGAAAAAGTTTGCGGACGATTATAACTGCGCCCACTGGACCACCAATATGGAAGAAGCCATCAACCATCCTGATGTGGACATGGTTTGTATCTCACTGCCCAACAACCTCCACGAAGCGGCCGTACTGGCCTGCTGCAAGGCGAAAAAGGCCGTGATGTGCACCAAGCCGCTGGGCAGAAATGCGGAAGAAGCCAAACGCATGCTGGAAGCGGTGGAGAAAGCCGGCATCTTTAACGGTTATCTCGAAGACCTGGTGTATACACCCAAATTCCTGAAAGCGCTGGCCAGCGTAAAAAGCGGCGCCCTAGGCCGCATCCTCTGGGCCAAATCGCGCGAAACGCATCCCGGCCCGCACAGCGAATGGTTCTGGGATAAGGAACAGGCCGGCGGCGGGTGTATCCTCGACCTCGGCTGCCACTGCGTGGAAATCGCCCGCAGTTTCATCGGCAAGGATATCAGGCCCGTGGAAGTGATGTGCTGGGCAGACACCCAGGTGAAACCCATCGACGCCGAAGACCATGCCATCGGCCTGGTGAAATACGAGAACGGCGCCATCGGGCAGTTTGAAGTGAGCTGGACCTTCCGCGGCGGCCTCGACCTCCGCGACGAGGTGATGGGCTCCGAAGGCACCATCTGGCTCAACAGCTTCCTGCGTACGGGTTTCGATATGTTCACCACCGGCAAAGGCGCCGATTACGTAGCGGAAAAAGCGGAAAGCAATACCGGCTGGCTGTTTCCCGTGGGCGACGAACTGAACGAGCTGGGCTACAATCATATGTTTGCCGATATGTTCAACGCGGTGGAAGCCGGCAAAGCGCCGCAGGAAAGCTTCTACGACGGATACGTGGTGAACGCCATCCTGGACGCCGCCTATAAATCCGCAACGTCCAAACAGTGGGAGCCCGTCAAGCTCGACATCTGGCGCGGGAAAGAAGGCGTGGACAAAGAAAAAGCGCTCACCAGCTATAACGAGCAGTTCTATCTCATCAAAGACGAAGTGACCCACTTCGGCAGCCGCAAGCTCATCCTGAAAGACAAAAAAACAGGGCAGATTGTGGAACAGGTGATATAAGGCCCCACACCATAATAAAAAGCGGGTGTACCGGTTGGTGCACCCGCTTTTTTATGTGAACCCCAAAGGATTGTTATTTCTTTTCGAGCAGCCGGAACGAGGCTTTGCCCAGCGCGTGGTTGATCTCTACGAGCGCCAGCCGGCCCTTGCTATAGGTGTAGAAATTCTGTTTGCCGTCCTGCATCACAAGGGCATACCGCCCGTCCTCCAGCTGCCTGATTTTCAGGAAGCGGCCCATCGTTTCGGAATAAACTTCTTTGATATCGTGCGGTTCGGCGAAGTAAAGGTCGCTGACGCAAAAGGTGATCTGCGGAACGGGGAAAGGGGCTTTTACGCCCTTGCGGGTTACATTGTACCCTCTTTCCGCCTTTTCGGTGAGAGTTTCGCGGTTGTCGTCGTTGGCCTTCGCCTGCACGCGGGTAACCCGGGCCCTGATCAATATGTTGTGCTGGTACACCGCCTCGATGTCCGTTTCCATCCGTGAAAACAACTTCGATTGAACGCGGCTGCGGATGTGAATGCGGCGGGAGGCACCGGACGGGTCCTGTTTTACTTCGAGCAAACCAACAGCATTATTCCCAAAGAGGATTTCGTACGTCTGCGACTGCCCGGCGGCGGAAACCGCCGTAAGCAGGGGAAACATGAGTATAAGGATGATCCTTCGAAGGCGGTATTGCTTTTGGGCCATGTGCATGTATAAAGCGTCACATATTACGTATAGCAATATACGAAAATCCGTAACGAAACGCGTATTGCATAGTTTATATTCAAACGCTTTCCGTTACGGATAAATTGCGGAAAGGCTGCAATTACAACATTTCCTTAATACGGGCGACCAGTTCACCTTTGGTGATCGGCACCCCCATAATCTTATTATATCCCTGCGCAGGAATCAGGAACTGGTCGCGGATAATCTTAATCAGCTGGCCGTTATTGATTTCCGGTATGAGCACCTGCTCGTAGCTGTGCAGGATTTCAGCCAGGTTTTTCGGGAAGGGGCGCAGATGACGGATGTGGGCGTGGGCCACTTCATGGCCTTCGGCCACCAGCTCCAGCACGGCACTTTTGATGGCGCCATAAGTGGAGCCCCAGCCCAGTACCAGCACTTTGCCTTTCTCCGGGCCTACTTCTATTTTCTGCAGGGGAATGTGTTCGGCAATCCTGTCTACCTTTTCCTGCCGGATTTTCACCATCATCTGGTGATTTTCAGGGTCGTAACTCACGTTACCGGTGATGTTCTGCTTTTCGAGGCCGCCGATGCGGTGCTCCAGGCCCGGGGTACCGGGTACCGCCCAGGGGCGCACAAGGTTCTCATCGCGCTGATAAGGCAGGAACTGGTCTTCTCCTTCTTCCAGGCCCTTTTTGAATTTCACCGTAATCGGCTTCAGATCGTCGCTTTTGGGGAATCGCCAGGGCTCCGCGCCGTTCGCGATGTAGCCGTCGCTGAGGAAAATAACCGGCGTCATATGGTTAACCGCTATGCGGAAGGCTTCGTAAATCCCGTCGAAACAATCGGAAGGCGTGGAGGCCGATACGATAGGCATCGGGCATTCCCCGTTCCGGCCGTAGTAGGCCTGGAGCAGATCCGACTGTTCCGTTTTGGTAGGCAACCCGGTAGAGGGGCCACCACGTTGAATATCAATGATCAGCAGGGGAATTTCGAGCATCACCGCCAGGCCCATGGCCTCGCCTTTCAGGGCCATGCCGGGGCCGGAGGTGGTGGTCACCCCCATGTGGCCGCCGTAAGAGGCGCCGATGGCCGAAGTGATGCCGGCAATCTCATCTTCCGCCTGGAAGGTACGGATGCCGAAATTTTTGTACCGGCTCAGCTCGTGCAGGATGTCTGAGGCCGGGGTGATGGGATAAGTGCCCAGGAAAATGGGGAGATCGGCCTTTTGCGAGGCGGCGATCAGTCCGTAAGAGAGCGCCGTATTCCCCGTGATGCTGCGGTACGTGCCCGGCTCCATGCGGGCTTTCTCCACCCTGAAGCGGGTGGAAAAGGCCTCCACCGTGTCGGCGAAGTTATAACCGGCCTGCAGGGATTTCAGGTTACTGTCGAGGATTTCCGGCTTTTTACCGAATTTCTCCGTGAGGAAGTTGAGTGTGCTGGTCATGTCGCGGTCGTACAGCCAGTACAGGAACCCCAGCACGAACATGTTTTTGGCGCGGTCTTTTTCCTTCATGCCGAGGGTGGACTCTTTCAGGGCCTCCCGGGTCATTTTGGTCACGTCCATGGTATGGAGCTGGTAGTTCACCAGGGAGCCGTCTTCCAGCGGGTTCACTCCCTCGGGATAGTTGGCCAGGCGGAGGTTCTTGGAATCAAACCCGTCTGTATTGGCGATAATGATACCGCCCTTTTTGAGCCCTTTGAGGTTGGCCTTGAGGGCGGCGGCGTTCATGGCCACCAGCACGTCGCAGGCGTCTCCGGGGGTGAATATGCGATTGGAAGAAAAGTGCAGCTGGAAGCCGCTCACCCCGGGCAGGGTACCCTGCGGGGCGCGGATTTCCGCCGGGAAATCCGGGAATGTGCTGAGGTCGTTCCCGATCAGCGCCGTATTGTTGGAGAACTGGGTGCCCGTCAGCTGCATCCCGTCCCCGCTGTCCCCGGCGAATTTGATCACTACATCCTCTATCTGTTGAATCGTTTTATTGGACATCGATGGATTCTTTATAATGAATATATATATAAATAGATCTGTAAAATTAGGGAATCGGCCGGTAACTTCCCATCCTTCCCCGGCGCAAAAGTACACAAAACCAGTAGACTTTTATGAAAATATCCTCAAACGCCCTGCAGCAAAGGCTTTCGAGGCTCCAAAACCCTTACTGCTGTTATGTTTGGCAAAATATTTGTGTTATACCGCAACGCAGAAAAAAGCGCTGCGCGAATGAATTTGAAACGACAGAACCGGCCACGGCCAAGGATCCTGAAATAGTAACTGGTAGGGATACACGAAAATGTTAAAACAGCAGAATCCCCGCAAACCCTGATTGTTAAAGGATCTTTAAAGAAATGTTAAATAGTGCTGAGCGGCTGAAGTGGCATGGTAATTGCAAAATTTTTCGCAGAACCTTATTCTTTCATAACACACTTCTAAAATTTAAGTATCGAGAAAAACACTACCTGAACCATTTCTTTATTATTAAACCTTTTAAAATTGTATGCTATGAAAAGGACAAAAATGAGCCTGTTAGCAGTGGCGGCCGTAGCTTTCGGCGCCTTCGCCTTCAAAGGATTTGACGGTGGATCTATCGCTGGTAAAGTAGTTCCCGCAGACGGTGCTACTGAAGCCTGGGCCGTATCTGGTACCGACACGCTGAAAACAGCAGTAGCAGAGGGTGCATTCTCCTTCACGAATGCAAAAGCCGGAACTTACACGGTAATCGTTGACGCGAAAGAACCATTTAAAGACGCCACTATTACTGACGTGAAAGTTGAAGACGGTAAAGCTACCGATCTCGGCGAAATCAAATTAGCGCAATAGTTGGTTTTCATAGGGGTTAATCGAGCCGGTCTCTGATGCAAGTCAGAGGCCGGCTCATTTTTTTTATCCTTATCTAGGGGTGGCCGCTCCTTCTGCCGTTTTCAATGTATACCAATCACCCATTGTGACTGGATGCCCTAAAAAACGACATACACATGAAAATGACGGCTAAAAAAGAGACCATCGTAACCTACAGCGGGCTCAGCGCCTGGCTCCTGCTTTGCCTTCTGGCTATTTTCGGCTTCATCCTCACGGGCTGTGTAAAAGAAAATGTCCACGGTTCCGGCCGCGTGATCACGGAGGAGCGGGCCGTAGAGCGGTTTGAAGACCTCATCCTCGACGGTCCCCTCGAAGTGCGCCTGAAACAGGGCCTGCACCGGCCGGTAGTGATAGAAGCGGAAGACAACGTGATGCGTTTCGTCGAAACCGTTTCCAGCGGCCCCACCCTGCGGATAAAAATCCGTAACAATGTGAATCTCAAACGTTTCAAAACCATCCGCGTATACGTAGAAAGCGAAAAATACCGCAAGGTGGTATTCTCCGGTTCCGGTTCCATTACCGGCAACGGCACCGATACCATCCGGGCCACTTACTTCGGCCTGGAAATCAACGGCAGCGCCAATGCTAGCCTGCGGGTAGACGCCAACGAGGTGAGAACAGGGATATACGGTTCCGGTGACGTGAGCCTGATCGGGCGCGGAGACGAATATTCGTCTGAAATCAGCGGCAGCGGCAACATCGAGGCGGCCGGCCTGCAAACCGTCAACGCCAATATCCGGATCAGCGGCTCGGGCGACCATCACATCTGGGTCACCAACCGCCTCGACGGCCGCATCAGCGGCAGCGGCGACATTCGCTACAAAGGAACGCCCGCCACCGTCAACAGCTCGGTGACCGGCTCAGGAAAGATATCTAAGTTATAGGAACGGACTCGCACATGAAAGCTATCGGAATACTGTCACCCACTGCTTTAGGCATGAATGCCCCCGCTGTTAATTACAGTAAAGGCTATTTTTGTACCATGCCCGAAAATGCCCGGTTACAAAAACTATTGCAGGAGGATGAGCGCCAGTTCATGGAGGCGCTTTTCAAAACCTTTTTCCCGCTGGTATGCAAGGCCATTTACCGCCTCGTCCCAGACATGGCGACGGCGGAAGATCTGGCCCAAGAAGTGTTTATCAAGATATGGAACCGCCGCGACCAGTTAGGCGAAGTCTATTTCAAAGCCTACCTGCACAGGGCGGCGGTGAATATGGCCCTCGACCATATCGACAAAAACAAACGGCGCGGCGGGGCGCCACAGGAGATCAGCCCGGCTCAGGAAGAACTGGTAGCCACGGCCCCCGTGGTGCACGTGAAGGAAACCAAAGCCCGCATTCAACAGGCGGTAGACGCCCTGCCGGAAAAATGCCGTGAAATATTTGTACTGAGCAGGTATGAAGAAATGAGCTATAAAGAAATAGCGCAAACACTGCAGATCTCCGTGAAAACGGTAGAGAACCAGATGATCACCGCGCTGAAAAAACTACGCGTCTCCCTCCGGGAATTCCTGGAATGACACGCACCGTTATCAACCAAAAGCAACAAATCATTTAGCAATTCGTAAGAGAAGTTAAGCATGTTCAACAACGATCACATAGACACGCTGATTGCCCGGGAAATCGAAGGGGAGATCACTGCCGCAGAGCGGGTTCAGCTGGAAGACTGGCTGCAGCAGGATGTTGCCAACCGGCAGTATTATGAGGCACTGAAAGATACCTGGGACCTTACCGCCGACGGTTACAAAACCGTACCGGAACCTGATGTGGAGGCCAACTGGCAACGTTTCAGCCGCACCACCATGGATGTTCCGGCTACCCTCCGGATCATCACCCGGCGCAACAGCTGGTGGCGCCTGTCTGCCGCCGCGGTTACCATCGTCGCCGCTGCCGGCCTCACTTTTTTCCTGCTCCGTGGAGACGGAACAGTCACCCTCACCGCGGCCGCTGATAAAAAAGAAGTGATATTGCCCGATGGCAGCAAGGTGTTCCTGAACCGCCACAGCCAGGTGAGCTACAATAAGGATTTCGCCAAAGGCAACCGCGACGTGGTGTTGGAAGGAGAAGCGTTCTTTGACGTGAAACCCGATGCCGGCCAGCCTTTTACCGTAAAAGCCGGCGCCTCCAGCACCAAAGTACTGGGTACTTCATTTGTCATCAAGGCGTATGACGAGAAACCCATCCAGCTGAACGTGGTAACGGGTAAAGTCGCTTTCTCCGGGAAAAATAAGACGGGTGAAGCGCTGGTGCTCACTGCCGGGCACTCCGCCATTCTCCAGTCAGACAAGGCTCCACAGCAAATCCAGAACAACGACCCGAACTTTATGGCCTGGAAGGAAAACCGGCTCTCTTTTAACAAGGTGCCATTGCATAAAGTCCTGACGGCAATGGAGGAATACTTCAACATCCGGATTGTGGTGAACGATTCTTCCATCCTGAACCTCGATTATACCGGAACATACGACCACCCGGGCCTGAAGGAATTGCTCGATGTTATTTCCGTTGCGGCGGAAGTGAAGGTGACGGATGAGGGGAACGGGGTGTACCGCATCAGCCGGTAAAGCTGCATAACTTGCCAACATGCTATAGATAAAAGTCCGGGGCCGATTGGCTCCGGGCTTTTTTGTTTCCCGGCGAAAGGGAAAACTACATGAACGGCAACGTTCACAAGCAAGGATGAAAGTTTTCTACCGGGCATAAGGCAATATGCTAAGTAGCCTTGCAAATAGCTGATTTATAACCTATACAGAATGGATTTTCAGGAAAAAGAACCACACACCCATGCCTGCATCAATGAATTGATAAACATGTTTTACGGCAGCCTCGGCATAGCCCCAGCATAACTGAAGCATAGACACCCAGGATGCAATTATGTTGCATTCCCCGGCCAGACTTGCAAAAAAAAATCCGGACCCTTAACGAGTCCGGATTCTTAATATTAGACAGCTGCTTTAAATCACGCGCCTCCGAGTTTGCATTTCTGCAGTACTTCCCAGGATTTGCCGTTGTGGCGCAGGAAGTAGAGGTTGTTTACTTTAAAGGAAGCTTTGTATTCTTTGTTTTCGTACTCCGGCCATGCTTTTTCGAACTGAGCATCTTCCAGGTCTTTGAAGGCCACGGTTACGTGAGGCGTGAAGCCTGTGCGGGCCAGCATGGTGCTGAATCCGAACTCCTTACGCAGGAAGTTGATCAGCTGGCGGTGCATGGCGCTCATGGTTTCGCTTTTCTCCACGTTAATGAACAGCACGCGGTTCTGTTTGTTCGGGAAGGTGCCGAAACCGTTGAGCGACACTTCGAAAGGCGCCTGGGTTTTGGCAAATTCCGTCAGTTCTTCGCAGAAAGCTCTTTCGAGGCTGGGATCTGCGGTGAACGGAACCTGCAGGGTGATATGAGGAAGCACTTTCAGTGCGTACATCGGTCCGTATTGTTCGGCGAAGTCCTGTTTGATTTTGATAATTTCTTTACCTACTTCTGCAGTGGGCAGGAGGGCAATGAAATAGATCTTGTTATCCACTTTCGGGGGACGGTTTCCGCCTCTGGGGCCACCCTGGCCACGGCCCTGGCCGCCACCGCGGTTAAAGCCGCCACCTCCACCGCCACGGTTGAAGCCTCCGCCTCCGCCGCCACGGTTGTAACCACCGCCGCCACCGCCGCGATCGTAGCCACCGCCACCACCGCCGCGGTTGTAGCCTCCGCCACCGCCGCCACGGTCGTAACCGCCGCCACCGCCGCGGTCATAACCACCACCGCCGCCGCGATCGTAACCGCCGCCGCCACGGTTGTAGCCTCCGCCACCACCGCCGCGATCGTATCCGCCGCCGCCGTCACGGTTGTAGCCTCCGCCGCCACGGTCGTAACCACCACCGCCGCCGCGATCATAACCGCCGCCGCCACGATTGTAGCCACCACCACGGTCATATCCGCCGCCGCCTTCGCGGTTATAGCCGCCATCACCACGGTCGCGGTTGTAACCACCACCACCGTCACGATCGCGGTAGCCACCGCCTTCGTTCCGGGGCGTGTACCCGCCGCCTTCGCGGTTGTAAGCGCCTTCGCGATTAAAATTATTTTCTCCGCGGGGCGTGTAGCCGCCTTCATTGCGCGGACGATACCCGCCTTCACGTGGAGCGTAACCGCCTTCAGAGCGTGGAGTGTAAAGACGATCTTCGTCTTTGCCAAATTCGGGTTTCTTGGAATTGCCGCCTTCCTGGTCTTGGTTGGGTTCTTGCTGGTCTCTGCTGTAGCCAGGAGAATACTTTCGGGGGCGTTCGTTTCTCTCAAAATTCATCTTACTTGATTAAAGCGTGTTGAAGGAATTTTCAGTGATTTCATAAAAATAAAATTCACCTACTTTTTTAGGTTTTATAATACTCAGGCGCCGGGGCGATCCTTGCATAACATCAGGATGTTTCATTTTTCAATAAAAATTATACCGGCTTCCGTTGTCTGATACTAATTGTTTAAAACTCTGTTTTCTGGAACCGCAAAGATAATTTAGCTAGCTGCATTACAATTTTAACGTCCAGTTTAAATAAAATTCTTTTTTTCGCCGTCTCGACAGGCATTTAAGGTAGTTTGGTTAACCGGAATCTCATCATCCTAAACCTTGGCACGCCAGCCACAATTGCGCTTTGGAATGCTTTCAGGGCTACCGTTAGAAGACCTGGGAAATTACATTTGCCTCGGATTCACCTGAATGTTGACATGAGTAAGTTTTTCAATCTTAATCATATTTTTTCATAGCACCGGGGATAAATATTTGTCTTTCGCCTGCGCCAGTGAATACTGTAGTGGCACCCACACAGTGCCAGCCGCTGTTATCAGACTCTAATATACAAAAAATCCGGTGTATCTGGTTAAGCCTCCGGGCAATATTAATACAATAGTAGCAATCTGTTCGTTAATTATTTGCAAAAAAAGGATAAACGGAAGATTTTGTGACAATTATCAGGAGCAGGCTCCCCGGAAAACCCCGCGGAGCCTGCCAATAGCTTACTCCCGACCGTCGAGCAGGTTGCCCAGCCCACCCAGGATGCTGCCTTCTTCTTTCCGGGTGCCGGTACCATAGGCCAGTACCCTGCTGGCCAGGCGACTGATGGGCAGGCTCTGGAGCCATACCTTGCCCGGCCCGCGCAACACGGCAAAAAAGAGGCCTTCGCCCCCGAACACCATATTTTTCACGCCCCGCACAAATTCCACGTCGAAATCCACCTGCTGGGTATAGGCCACAACGCAGCCCGTATCTACCTTCAGTACCTCACCGGGCTGCAGTTCCTTCTCGATTACATAACCGCCGGCATGCACAAAAGCCAGGCCGTCGCCTTCCAGCTTCTGCATGATAAATCCTTCACCGCCGAAAATACCGGTGCCCAGCTTGCGCTGGAACTCGATACCCACATTGACCCCGCGCGCCGCGCAGAGAAACGCGTCTTTCTGACAAACTACCTTGCCCCCGAGCAGGCGCAGGTCCATCGGAATGATCTTACCGG
Protein-coding sequences here:
- a CDS encoding Gfo/Idh/MocA family protein, yielding MAKIAMLGSGFIGRFYADSLQGQRSRDKIVSIYSRREESAKKFADDYNCAHWTTNMEEAINHPDVDMVCISLPNNLHEAAVLACCKAKKAVMCTKPLGRNAEEAKRMLEAVEKAGIFNGYLEDLVYTPKFLKALASVKSGALGRILWAKSRETHPGPHSEWFWDKEQAGGGCILDLGCHCVEIARSFIGKDIRPVEVMCWADTQVKPIDAEDHAIGLVKYENGAIGQFEVSWTFRGGLDLRDEVMGSEGTIWLNSFLRTGFDMFTTGKGADYVAEKAESNTGWLFPVGDELNELGYNHMFADMFNAVEAGKAPQESFYDGYVVNAILDAAYKSATSKQWEPVKLDIWRGKEGVDKEKALTSYNEQFYLIKDEVTHFGSRKLILKDKKTGQIVEQVI
- a CDS encoding DUF6134 family protein; this encodes MFPLLTAVSAAGQSQTYEILFGNNAVGLLEVKQDPSGASRRIHIRSRVQSKLFSRMETDIEAVYQHNILIRARVTRVQAKANDDNRETLTEKAERGYNVTRKGVKAPFPVPQITFCVSDLYFAEPHDIKEVYSETMGRFLKIRQLEDGRYALVMQDGKQNFYTYSKGRLALVEINHALGKASFRLLEKK
- a CDS encoding 2-oxoacid:acceptor oxidoreductase subunit alpha codes for the protein MSNKTIQQIEDVVIKFAGDSGDGMQLTGTQFSNNTALIGNDLSTFPDFPAEIRAPQGTLPGVSGFQLHFSSNRIFTPGDACDVLVAMNAAALKANLKGLKKGGIIIANTDGFDSKNLRLANYPEGVNPLEDGSLVNYQLHTMDVTKMTREALKESTLGMKEKDRAKNMFVLGFLYWLYDRDMTSTLNFLTEKFGKKPEILDSNLKSLQAGYNFADTVEAFSTRFRVEKARMEPGTYRSITGNTALSYGLIAASQKADLPIFLGTYPITPASDILHELSRYKNFGIRTFQAEDEIAGITSAIGASYGGHMGVTTTSGPGMALKGEAMGLAVMLEIPLLIIDIQRGGPSTGLPTKTEQSDLLQAYYGRNGECPMPIVSASTPSDCFDGIYEAFRIAVNHMTPVIFLSDGYIANGAEPWRFPKSDDLKPITVKFKKGLEEGEDQFLPYQRDENLVRPWAVPGTPGLEHRIGGLEKQNITGNVSYDPENHQMMVKIRQEKVDRIAEHIPLQKIEVGPEKGKVLVLGWGSTYGAIKSAVLELVAEGHEVAHAHIRHLRPFPKNLAEILHSYEQVLIPEINNGQLIKIIRDQFLIPAQGYNKIMGVPITKGELVARIKEML
- a CDS encoding carboxypeptidase-like regulatory domain-containing protein; this translates as MKRTKMSLLAVAAVAFGAFAFKGFDGGSIAGKVVPADGATEAWAVSGTDTLKTAVAEGAFSFTNAKAGTYTVIVDAKEPFKDATITDVKVEDGKATDLGEIKLAQ
- a CDS encoding head GIN domain-containing protein, producing MKMTAKKETIVTYSGLSAWLLLCLLAIFGFILTGCVKENVHGSGRVITEERAVERFEDLILDGPLEVRLKQGLHRPVVIEAEDNVMRFVETVSSGPTLRIKIRNNVNLKRFKTIRVYVESEKYRKVVFSGSGSITGNGTDTIRATYFGLEINGSANASLRVDANEVRTGIYGSGDVSLIGRGDEYSSEISGSGNIEAAGLQTVNANIRISGSGDHHIWVTNRLDGRISGSGDIRYKGTPATVNSSVTGSGKISKL
- a CDS encoding RNA polymerase sigma factor; protein product: MPENARLQKLLQEDERQFMEALFKTFFPLVCKAIYRLVPDMATAEDLAQEVFIKIWNRRDQLGEVYFKAYLHRAAVNMALDHIDKNKRRGGAPQEISPAQEELVATAPVVHVKETKARIQQAVDALPEKCREIFVLSRYEEMSYKEIAQTLQISVKTVENQMITALKKLRVSLREFLE
- a CDS encoding FecR domain-containing protein, with the protein product MFNNDHIDTLIAREIEGEITAAERVQLEDWLQQDVANRQYYEALKDTWDLTADGYKTVPEPDVEANWQRFSRTTMDVPATLRIITRRNSWWRLSAAAVTIVAAAGLTFFLLRGDGTVTLTAAADKKEVILPDGSKVFLNRHSQVSYNKDFAKGNRDVVLEGEAFFDVKPDAGQPFTVKAGASSTKVLGTSFVIKAYDEKPIQLNVVTGKVAFSGKNKTGEALVLTAGHSAILQSDKAPQQIQNNDPNFMAWKENRLSFNKVPLHKVLTAMEEYFNIRIVVNDSSILNLDYTGTYDHPGLKELLDVISVAAEVKVTDEGNGVYRISR
- a CDS encoding 2'-5' RNA ligase family protein produces the protein MNFERNERPRKYSPGYSRDQQEPNQDQEGGNSKKPEFGKDEDRLYTPRSEGGYAPREGGYRPRNEGGYTPRGENNFNREGAYNREGGGYTPRNEGGGYRDRDGGGGYNRDRGDGGYNREGGGGYDRGGGYNRGGGGYDRGGGGGYDRGGGGYNRDGGGGYDRGGGGGGYNRGGGGYDRGGGGGYDRGGGGGYDRGGGGGGYNRGGGGGGYDRGGGGGGYNRGGGGGGFNRGGGGGGFNRGGGQGRGQGGPRGGNRPPKVDNKIYFIALLPTAEVGKEIIKIKQDFAEQYGPMYALKVLPHITLQVPFTADPSLERAFCEELTEFAKTQAPFEVSLNGFGTFPNKQNRVLFINVEKSETMSAMHRQLINFLRKEFGFSTMLARTGFTPHVTVAFKDLEDAQFEKAWPEYENKEYKASFKVNNLYFLRHNGKSWEVLQKCKLGGA
- a CDS encoding TIGR00266 family protein, coding for MLKNHEIDYRIHGEEMQIVEIELDPQESAVAESGSFMMMDQEIRMETLFGDGSGAQQGFFGKLMSAGKRLITGESLFITAFTNVGQGKKRVSFAAPYPGKIIPMDLRLLGGKVVCQKDAFLCAARGVNVGIEFQRKLGTGIFGGEGFIMQKLEGDGLAFVHAGGYVIEKELQPGEVLKVDTGCVVAYTQQVDFDVEFVRGVKNMVFGGEGLFFAVLRGPGKVWLQSLPISRLASRVLAYGTGTRKEEGSILGGLGNLLDGRE